The following are from one region of the Leptospira harrisiae genome:
- a CDS encoding NTP transferase domain-containing protein, translated as MNAFVLAAGFGKRMGILTEGCPKPLLKIQGISLLDYSLYLLKKWNTSKVWINTHYLGDQIKSHLQNFTQFPIEVLEEKKEILGTAGGIRTGLPEIFFNEPILLINPDTLFFPTPNFVPKKDLTPFSKIHLYLLPIPPNQNYTKINIGENGKLTFGEGSNYYIGLALLNPNCLIHLEKNKYYDLSDIFKESANRGEITGEIFSGTVLDLGTKELWDAYITKDIFGSELLKIQSFINSSYVA; from the coding sequence ATGAATGCGTTTGTTTTAGCGGCAGGGTTTGGGAAACGTATGGGAATACTCACCGAAGGTTGTCCGAAACCTCTATTAAAAATTCAAGGTATTTCCCTTCTTGATTATAGTTTGTATCTTTTGAAAAAATGGAATACTTCAAAAGTTTGGATCAACACACATTATTTAGGTGACCAAATCAAATCCCATCTTCAAAACTTTACTCAATTTCCCATTGAAGTTTTAGAAGAAAAAAAAGAAATCCTTGGTACTGCAGGTGGAATTCGAACAGGATTACCTGAAATTTTTTTTAACGAACCGATACTATTAATCAATCCAGACACTTTGTTTTTTCCAACTCCAAACTTTGTACCCAAAAAGGATTTAACACCTTTTTCAAAAATTCATTTATATTTACTTCCAATTCCTCCTAATCAAAATTATACGAAAATCAATATAGGAGAAAATGGGAAACTAACTTTTGGAGAAGGATCGAATTATTACATTGGACTAGCTTTACTTAATCCAAACTGCCTTATTCATTTGGAGAAAAACAAATACTATGATTTATCGGATATTTTTAAGGAATCTGCAAATAGAGGAGAAATTACCGGAGAGATTTTCTCCGGTACGGTTCTTGATTTAGGAACAAAAGAACTTTGGGATGCTTACATCACAAAAGATATATTTGGATCTGAACTTTTGAAAATTCAATCCTTCATCAACTCATCTTATGTGGCTTAG
- a CDS encoding phosphotransferase, producing the protein MYPGLNDSQLELILSRYGKNSKIEPLQEEASTRRYFRISTSNGKEEVVCADETVNEDFVIISDFLNTNGIHVPKVQDTNKDLGLTFMSFEGMNDFSSYTLNDYKNKFPILIDLILKLQSLEPPSLVKNRKFDTEKLSFETNLTLEKFEGFKKLFQIKTEISNEGKAFIEETVGYLNKYPINVFTHRDFHCRNILISPNSDYALIDFQDARMGVPQYDLVSILYDAYYPLPRDFRTLMLKSFQKRNIDQSKKFNDTFYLQALQRSFKALGTYFRMVTDHGKNKFKPSIISCLNQLEEIIQLGMFADSLYIFVRSLREELGRHKDFKNL; encoded by the coding sequence GTGTATCCAGGATTAAATGACTCACAATTAGAATTGATTCTCTCTCGTTATGGTAAAAATTCCAAAATTGAACCATTACAGGAAGAAGCATCCACTCGTAGGTACTTTCGAATCTCAACTTCTAATGGAAAAGAAGAAGTGGTATGTGCCGATGAAACCGTAAATGAAGATTTTGTTATAATTTCTGATTTTCTAAATACAAATGGAATCCATGTTCCAAAAGTTCAAGATACAAATAAAGATCTTGGCCTTACATTTATGAGTTTTGAAGGAATGAACGATTTTAGTTCATACACTCTCAATGATTATAAAAATAAATTTCCAATTCTAATCGATTTAATTCTTAAACTCCAATCCTTAGAACCTCCTTCTCTTGTTAAAAATCGGAAATTTGATACTGAAAAACTGAGTTTTGAAACTAATTTAACTTTGGAAAAATTTGAAGGATTTAAAAAGTTATTTCAAATCAAAACTGAAATTTCCAATGAAGGGAAAGCGTTTATTGAAGAAACTGTAGGTTATTTAAACAAATACCCTATTAATGTTTTTACTCACAGAGATTTTCACTGTAGAAATATTTTAATTTCGCCAAACTCTGATTATGCGTTAATTGATTTCCAGGATGCTAGAATGGGTGTTCCCCAATACGATTTAGTTTCCATCTTATATGATGCATATTACCCACTGCCTAGAGATTTTCGAACCTTAATGTTAAAATCATTTCAAAAACGAAATATCGACCAATCCAAAAAATTCAACGATACCTTTTATTTACAGGCATTACAAAGGTCCTTTAAGGCTTTAGGAACCTATTTCCGAATGGTAACAGATCATGGAAAAAATAAATTTAAACCATCAATCATCTCATGTTTAAACCAATTGGAAGAAATCATTCAATTAGGAATGTTTGCCGATTCATTATATATTTTTGTAAGAAGTTTACGTGAAGAACTTGGTCGACACAAGGATTTCAAAAATTTATGA
- the mtnP gene encoding S-methyl-5'-thioadenosine phosphorylase, giving the protein MANVVKIGVIGGTGLYSIDGMEIIKEIHPDTPWGKPSDTITIGRFKGKEIAFLPRHGKGHFLNPSEVPARANIAALKQLGVEEIIAFSSVGSLRQEIAPRDFVIPSQIIDRTKARHATFFENGMVAHAPFADPFSAGLGKKVEEAAKQIGLPIHSNKTLICMEGPLFSTRAESHMYRSWGADIINMTVLPEAKLAREAEILYQMVCMSTDYDCWKEDEAHVTLEMVLANLSTNADTAKKLLSALIDLLGKSDDTSLVGSTKFSLVTAPEKRNQEQINKLKFLFPTYF; this is encoded by the coding sequence ATGGCAAATGTAGTGAAAATCGGGGTCATTGGTGGAACTGGCCTATATTCAATTGATGGAATGGAAATTATCAAAGAAATCCATCCTGATACACCTTGGGGCAAACCATCGGACACGATCACCATTGGTCGGTTCAAAGGAAAAGAAATTGCATTTTTGCCAAGACACGGTAAAGGGCATTTTTTAAATCCAAGCGAAGTTCCGGCCCGAGCCAATATAGCCGCATTAAAACAGTTAGGCGTAGAAGAAATCATTGCATTTAGTTCTGTGGGAAGTTTACGCCAAGAAATTGCTCCTAGAGATTTTGTGATTCCTTCACAAATCATTGACCGAACTAAAGCAAGACATGCTACCTTTTTTGAAAATGGAATGGTGGCACATGCTCCCTTTGCGGATCCTTTTTCAGCAGGCCTCGGTAAAAAAGTTGAAGAAGCTGCAAAACAAATAGGTCTTCCGATACATTCCAATAAAACACTCATTTGTATGGAAGGGCCTTTATTTTCTACAAGAGCCGAATCTCATATGTACAGATCTTGGGGAGCTGATATCATCAATATGACAGTGCTTCCAGAGGCAAAACTTGCTAGAGAGGCAGAGATCCTTTACCAAATGGTTTGTATGTCTACAGACTATGATTGTTGGAAAGAAGATGAAGCACATGTCACATTGGAAATGGTTCTCGCAAACTTGAGTACGAATGCAGATACAGCGAAGAAGTTACTATCAGCTCTCATTGACCTTCTAGGAAAATCGGATGATACAAGTCTTGTGGGAAGCACAAAGTTTTCTCTTGTCACGGCTCCTGAAAAAAGAAACCAGGAACAAATAAATAAATTAAAATTTCTTTTTCCAACTTACTTCTAG
- a CDS encoding MarR family winged helix-turn-helix transcriptional regulator: MGTKFKGSKKEVQALDAFIKLKRAAESLSSRLISEFTKWNISESQFGVLETLYHLGPLCQKELGDKILKSTGNITLVIDNLEKRSLVERVRGVEDRRFISVHLTNDGKKLIEQVFPDHVKRITSEFAVLSPEEQEVLGKICKKLGKKTDVICK; this comes from the coding sequence ATGGGAACAAAATTCAAAGGCTCAAAAAAAGAAGTACAGGCACTCGATGCGTTTATTAAATTAAAACGTGCTGCCGAATCTCTATCATCTCGACTCATTTCTGAATTTACCAAGTGGAATATTTCAGAAAGTCAGTTTGGAGTTTTGGAGACCTTGTACCATTTGGGGCCACTTTGCCAAAAAGAACTTGGGGATAAAATTTTAAAGAGTACAGGAAACATCACCCTTGTGATTGATAACCTGGAAAAAAGAAGTCTCGTTGAACGTGTGCGTGGTGTGGAAGACAGAAGGTTTATTTCTGTCCACCTAACTAACGATGGAAAAAAACTTATAGAACAAGTTTTTCCCGACCATGTAAAACGAATTACTTCTGAGTTTGCTGTTTTATCGCCAGAAGAACAAGAAGTCCTTGGAAAGATTTGTAAAAAGCTCGGCAAAAAAACCGACGTCATCTGCAAATAA
- a CDS encoding hybrid sensor histidine kinase/response regulator yields MDKILIVDDEEDIRVALKRVLSREGYQIELAESAAEAIQRISSGETFSAVISDILMSGMSGIDFTKFIAEKQINLPVILITGNPNLSSAESAIRYHAFEYISKPVDRTQILSVVKRALEVKNQKDSDLEKLLLSEKLEKALRTQNLDLNRQNTAILNATSDAVITIDSKLTIVSANKASFEMFRFHTPLELIGQSVKLLFTESKMQKYMEQIAKVLNEEENKSTLQLSDVTLLRSDQTTFLADIAICFYSLDGDTYYTGVIRDVTQKKAMVEQLIHSERRAFLSVVAASIGHEINNSLTAIQGFVEMASRESADVMLKDRALKVTLNQTEKLRALTSNLLQLGKSLKSNNEQSKTLNLNKEISSVLQMFKETAKLKYCHIKWEETSEEVPIQMNSDQFALLLSNILLNAADATNNIGTIEIRSYQDKRYSYLVVSDDGEGMSPETLDKIYEPYFTTKELGKGTGLGMFVVKQIVDNFDIQLEIESSPGKGSKFHFIFPKLSET; encoded by the coding sequence ATGGATAAAATTTTAATCGTCGATGATGAAGAAGACATTCGAGTTGCTTTAAAAAGAGTTTTATCTCGAGAAGGTTACCAAATTGAACTTGCTGAATCAGCAGCAGAAGCAATCCAAAGAATTTCTTCTGGTGAAACATTTTCAGCAGTAATTTCTGATATTCTAATGTCAGGGATGTCTGGTATTGATTTCACAAAATTTATCGCAGAAAAACAAATCAACTTACCTGTCATTCTCATTACTGGAAACCCAAACCTATCCTCCGCCGAATCAGCAATTCGATATCATGCCTTTGAGTATATTTCAAAACCTGTAGATAGAACTCAGATTCTTTCCGTCGTAAAACGAGCATTAGAAGTTAAGAATCAAAAAGATTCAGATTTAGAAAAACTATTATTGTCGGAAAAATTGGAAAAGGCATTAAGAACTCAAAATTTAGATTTAAACCGACAAAACACTGCAATATTAAATGCTACTTCCGATGCAGTGATCACAATCGATTCCAAATTAACGATTGTTTCAGCAAATAAAGCTAGTTTCGAAATGTTTCGTTTTCATACACCATTGGAACTCATCGGTCAGTCCGTTAAACTTCTGTTTACCGAAAGCAAAATGCAAAAATACATGGAACAAATTGCAAAGGTACTCAACGAAGAGGAAAACAAATCTACTCTCCAATTATCTGATGTAACTTTATTACGTTCCGACCAAACTACTTTTTTAGCCGATATTGCAATTTGTTTTTATAGTTTGGATGGAGATACATATTATACTGGAGTCATTAGAGATGTGACACAGAAAAAGGCAATGGTGGAACAACTCATCCATTCCGAAAGAAGGGCTTTTTTATCGGTTGTTGCCGCTAGCATAGGTCATGAAATTAATAATTCTCTCACGGCGATTCAAGGTTTTGTAGAGATGGCTTCCAGAGAAAGTGCAGATGTAATGCTAAAAGACCGTGCCTTAAAAGTAACTTTAAATCAAACTGAAAAATTACGAGCGCTAACATCTAATCTCTTACAACTTGGAAAATCATTAAAATCAAACAATGAACAATCAAAAACATTGAATTTGAATAAGGAAATATCTTCTGTTCTTCAAATGTTTAAGGAAACAGCAAAGTTAAAATATTGTCATATCAAATGGGAAGAAACATCAGAAGAAGTTCCTATCCAAATGAACTCTGACCAATTTGCATTATTACTTTCCAACATCCTATTGAATGCAGCCGATGCTACCAACAATATTGGTACGATAGAAATTCGTTCCTACCAGGACAAAAGATACTCATACTTAGTTGTATCAGATGATGGAGAAGGTATGTCACCAGAAACTTTAGATAAAATCTACGAACCGTATTTTACAACAAAGGAATTAGGAAAAGGAACTGGACTCGGAATGTTTGTAGTCAAACAAATTGTAGATAATTTTGACATTCAATTAGAAATTGAATCTTCGCCAGGCAAAGGATCCAAATTTCATTTTATTTTTCCTAAGCTTTCAGAAACATAG
- a CDS encoding DUF4139 domain-containing protein, whose amino-acid sequence MKSKILRFTTLTLLIFTAGITSDSAFDMSTQSDRKSVSVTIYNGGIGLVRETRLLNLSKGIRTLRFEDVPSQIIPQTVRVKGEDPKKLTVFEQNYEYDLISPERLMDKYIGKEVTLYNETKEKTTSVKATLISNNGNPVYKIGDEISLGYNGRVTVPTIPENLFAKPTLVWKLKNDLEKEQTLEVSYQTNGLGWSADYILVLDKEENICGLNSWVTLNNNSGAEFKNATLQLVAGKVNLISNQTNTYAMQPRAVKNTMRKEYDESAAAPEFNQENLSEYYLYTLDQPTNIGYNQTKQVQLFQSEGIEIKKFFVFENLPMYEGNEKNFNNATIKYIFKNAKKNNLGRPLPQGTIRVFKADSKGRQQLLGEDTIDHTPENEEVKIKTGQAFDVVANGKRLSSEVFKLSRGDKSTFSAEIRNRKKEEIEVRFYASLWGDWTITKSSHKFTKESATRAYTDVPLKANETVTVEYTVETKYH is encoded by the coding sequence ATGAAATCCAAAATATTACGCTTCACCACACTAACACTCCTGATCTTTACAGCCGGGATCACCTCAGATTCCGCATTTGATATGTCTACACAATCTGATCGAAAATCTGTCAGTGTTACCATTTACAATGGAGGCATTGGTCTTGTTCGGGAAACTCGTCTTTTAAATTTATCGAAAGGAATTCGTACATTGCGTTTCGAAGATGTTCCTTCTCAAATCATCCCACAAACCGTAAGAGTGAAAGGAGAGGATCCAAAAAAACTTACCGTCTTTGAACAAAACTATGAATACGATTTAATTTCTCCTGAACGTTTGATGGACAAATACATTGGAAAGGAAGTTACGCTTTACAATGAAACCAAAGAAAAAACCACATCCGTCAAAGCAACGTTAATCTCAAACAATGGAAACCCAGTGTATAAAATTGGCGATGAAATTTCTCTTGGATACAACGGAAGAGTGACAGTTCCTACCATTCCTGAAAATCTTTTTGCGAAACCTACTCTTGTTTGGAAATTAAAGAACGATTTAGAAAAGGAACAAACATTAGAAGTTTCTTACCAAACGAATGGACTTGGTTGGTCTGCCGATTATATCCTCGTTTTGGATAAAGAGGAAAATATCTGTGGTTTGAATTCTTGGGTTACTTTGAATAATAACTCTGGCGCTGAGTTTAAAAATGCAACATTGCAACTTGTTGCCGGAAAGGTTAATTTAATCTCCAACCAAACGAACACCTATGCAATGCAACCTCGCGCAGTCAAAAATACAATGCGAAAGGAATATGATGAATCTGCGGCAGCACCTGAATTCAACCAGGAAAATTTGTCCGAGTATTATTTGTATACTTTAGACCAACCAACAAATATTGGTTACAATCAAACCAAACAAGTTCAGTTATTTCAATCGGAAGGAATTGAAATCAAAAAGTTTTTTGTTTTTGAAAACTTACCAATGTATGAGGGAAATGAAAAGAATTTCAATAACGCAACTATCAAATACATCTTTAAAAATGCGAAGAAAAACAATTTAGGTCGTCCCCTCCCACAAGGAACCATTCGAGTTTTCAAAGCGGATTCCAAAGGAAGACAACAACTTCTAGGTGAAGATACCATCGACCATACACCTGAAAATGAAGAAGTAAAAATCAAAACAGGCCAAGCCTTTGATGTAGTGGCTAATGGCAAACGACTTTCGAGTGAAGTTTTCAAACTTTCTCGTGGAGACAAATCAACTTTCTCTGCAGAAATTCGAAACAGAAAAAAAGAAGAAATCGAAGTCAGGTTTTACGCTAGCCTTTGGGGAGATTGGACCATCACAAAATCTTCTCATAAATTTACAAAAGAATCTGCAACAAGAGCTTATACAGATGTGCCTTTAAAAGCAAACGAAACTGTGACCGTTGAATACACTGTAGAGACTAAGTACCACTAA
- a CDS encoding STAS domain-containing protein: protein MIENWSDYTVESGDFKMEVLQQRFVPLPETAVYFELSGEINLYNSQVMKENLEILISKGINHIFLNFEQVSYIDSSGLGVCLGIHSRLMKQKGYIRIISPSEKVRYVLELTKLRSLLQIYPTLEQAIKSD from the coding sequence ATGATCGAAAACTGGAGTGATTACACAGTTGAAAGTGGAGATTTCAAAATGGAAGTCCTCCAACAGAGATTTGTCCCCCTCCCTGAAACTGCAGTTTACTTTGAATTGTCTGGCGAAATCAACTTATACAATTCCCAGGTTATGAAAGAAAATTTGGAAATTCTTATCTCCAAAGGAATCAATCACATCTTCTTAAACTTTGAACAAGTGAGTTATATTGATAGTTCTGGACTCGGAGTTTGTTTGGGAATTCATTCCAGACTGATGAAACAAAAAGGTTATATTCGAATCATTTCCCCATCTGAAAAAGTAAGATATGTTTTAGAACTAACAAAACTTAGGAGCCTGCTCCAAATCTATCCGACTTTGGAACAAGCTATTAAATCCGACTAG
- a CDS encoding phytoene desaturase family protein: MENKYDVIIIGSGIGGLTAASILSQVAKKKVLVLERHFKLGGFTHTFKRLGKFEWDVGIHYIGDLAKGSMLRTLFDSITRRGVQWQKMQEPFEVFDYPDFSFPVYGEKEKCVSDLKLKFPLESEAIDRYFRDVETFTQWFGRHFTLKALPSVFEKAAKFLNLNHISTPYITTKEYMETHIQDENLRALLCSQWGDYGLPPATSSFAIHSMIVAHYFNGGYFPIGGSSKIVESIEPIVEENGGSLKILHTVKEILLEGDKAVGVKVEVQKGKTFSEQEFFADVIVSDAGAYTTYNKLLPKEHSVSFQKPLESLSTQGTTSITLYIGFKESPTKLGFHGENHWIFPDINHDASYAKRNDLTEGKPPMMYLSFPSLKNPEAEGHTAEAISFADYSLFAKWKDEPWKKRGEEYSQLKETITEGMLEFLEKRFPGFRDLIEFTELSTPITTEFFTGHKEGSIYGLSCTPERFKQEWLGVRTTIKNLYLTGADACSPGVAGALMGGVAASSVVLGLTGTLRLMKELFQKSQETS; this comes from the coding sequence ATGGAAAATAAATATGACGTAATCATTATTGGTTCTGGTATTGGTGGCCTCACGGCTGCCTCTATCCTTTCTCAAGTTGCCAAAAAGAAAGTACTCGTTTTAGAACGTCATTTTAAGTTAGGCGGTTTTACTCATACTTTCAAAAGACTCGGAAAGTTTGAATGGGATGTGGGAATTCACTACATTGGAGATCTTGCTAAGGGCTCCATGTTACGAACTCTTTTTGATTCCATCACAAGAAGAGGCGTACAATGGCAGAAGATGCAAGAACCCTTTGAAGTATTTGATTACCCTGATTTTAGTTTTCCTGTGTATGGAGAAAAAGAAAAATGTGTATCGGACTTAAAACTTAAGTTTCCTCTAGAATCCGAGGCCATTGATAGATACTTTCGGGATGTCGAAACCTTTACCCAATGGTTTGGAAGGCATTTTACTCTCAAAGCGTTACCATCCGTATTTGAAAAGGCCGCAAAGTTTTTAAACCTAAACCACATTTCTACACCTTACATCACCACCAAAGAATATATGGAAACACATATTCAGGATGAAAACTTAAGGGCCCTTCTTTGTTCGCAGTGGGGTGATTACGGCCTTCCCCCTGCCACATCCTCCTTTGCCATCCATTCCATGATTGTAGCCCATTACTTTAACGGTGGTTATTTTCCTATTGGTGGTTCTTCCAAAATTGTCGAATCCATTGAACCCATTGTGGAAGAAAACGGAGGAAGTTTAAAAATTCTACATACAGTTAAAGAAATCCTTCTTGAAGGAGACAAAGCTGTCGGTGTGAAAGTAGAAGTTCAAAAAGGAAAAACTTTTTCAGAACAGGAATTTTTTGCTGATGTGATTGTTTCGGATGCAGGCGCTTACACAACCTACAACAAACTATTACCAAAAGAACATTCTGTATCTTTTCAAAAACCTTTGGAATCTCTTAGCACTCAAGGAACCACATCCATCACACTTTATATCGGTTTTAAAGAGTCTCCTACAAAACTCGGATTTCATGGCGAAAACCATTGGATCTTCCCTGACATTAACCATGACGCTAGTTATGCGAAACGAAATGATTTGACGGAGGGAAAACCTCCCATGATGTATCTTTCCTTTCCTTCTTTAAAAAATCCAGAGGCAGAAGGCCACACTGCCGAGGCGATTAGTTTTGCCGACTACTCGCTATTTGCCAAATGGAAGGACGAACCTTGGAAAAAACGGGGAGAAGAATACAGCCAACTCAAAGAAACCATCACAGAAGGAATGTTAGAATTTTTAGAAAAACGATTTCCTGGTTTCCGTGACTTAATCGAATTCACAGAACTCTCCACACCCATAACAACTGAATTTTTTACAGGACATAAAGAAGGATCGATTTATGGACTTTCCTGTACACCGGAACGCTTCAAACAAGAATGGTTAGGTGTGAGGACAACGATCAAAAATCTTTACCTAACGGGTGCGGATGCCTGCTCACCTGGGGTGGCCGGTGCCTTAATGGGCGGAGTAGCAGCCTCCTCTGTGGTTTTGGGGCTTACTGGAACTCTCCGGCTCATGAAGGAACTTTTCCAAAAGAGCCAAGAAACCAGTTGA
- the galK gene encoding galactokinase: MDSLRSKENLNQFESIFGKTNQMPRLFQAPARINIIGEHVDYLGGTVLPAAIDFFVQVYLRPNESQNYRLHSVSYNETVELKKPLSPNPKSPWVDYIAGVIFEIERLGDTVPGFDLLVDGNIPQGSGLSSSAAFEVVTGYAIKESFGLHLSREEIALIGQRAENNFVGTKCGIMDQFIIAVGKKDDCISLNTETLKYTYHHFDLGNYEFYLINSKVKHSLKDSAYNQRRSECESALVKIKAKYPNFTQLYDVNLTEKELENCHLTNEERKRTNHVTSERERTKIVVNGLESGNFKDVGSALFQTHWSLSKEFEVSCSEIDFIVDSLQSLGVTGARMIGGGFGGCVLVLDTKDHFSKIEEVLKKSYQQKFNVAIDFYKFQISDGVKEVLI; this comes from the coding sequence GTGGATTCTTTAAGAAGTAAAGAAAATTTGAATCAATTTGAATCAATATTTGGAAAAACAAATCAAATGCCTCGTTTGTTTCAGGCACCCGCTAGAATCAATATAATTGGAGAACACGTTGATTATTTGGGTGGAACTGTTCTTCCAGCAGCGATTGACTTCTTTGTCCAAGTGTATTTGCGACCCAATGAATCTCAAAACTATCGGTTGCATTCGGTTTCCTATAATGAAACAGTAGAACTCAAAAAACCATTATCACCGAATCCAAAATCTCCATGGGTAGACTATATTGCCGGTGTCATTTTTGAAATCGAAAGACTAGGCGATACTGTTCCTGGATTTGACCTATTGGTCGATGGAAATATTCCACAAGGGTCTGGGCTTTCTTCTTCGGCTGCATTTGAAGTGGTTACCGGTTATGCGATCAAAGAGTCCTTTGGATTGCATCTTTCTCGTGAAGAAATTGCTCTTATTGGGCAGAGAGCTGAGAACAATTTTGTAGGAACCAAATGCGGAATTATGGATCAATTCATCATTGCAGTAGGCAAAAAGGATGATTGTATTTCTTTAAATACTGAAACTCTAAAATACACTTACCACCATTTTGATTTAGGAAATTATGAATTCTATCTAATCAATTCAAAAGTAAAACATAGTCTGAAAGACAGTGCTTATAATCAACGTAGGTCAGAATGTGAGTCTGCGTTGGTAAAAATTAAAGCAAAGTATCCAAATTTTACACAATTATATGATGTCAATCTTACAGAAAAAGAATTAGAAAACTGTCACCTAACAAATGAAGAGCGGAAAAGAACGAATCATGTCACTTCTGAACGAGAAAGAACTAAAATAGTCGTCAATGGTTTAGAATCTGGTAATTTTAAAGATGTTGGGTCTGCACTTTTCCAAACCCATTGGTCTTTATCTAAAGAATTTGAAGTCTCTTGCTCCGAAATAGATTTCATTGTTGATTCTTTGCAGAGTCTGGGCGTCACTGGTGCGAGAATGATTGGTGGTGGTTTCGGAGGATGCGTACTCGTACTAGATACTAAAGACCATTTTTCTAAAATAGAAGAAGTTTTGAAAAAAAGTTATCAACAAAAATTTAACGTTGCAATAGACTTCTACAAGTTTCAAATTTCAGACGGGGTAAAGGAAGTTTTGATATGA
- a CDS encoding glucose-6-phosphate isomerase yields the protein MSNLKISDRFAKSFLTENLIQNELEKAEKARQTLLQKTGPGNEFLGWVDLPGKISGDELQKIRVAAETIQSHSQYLIVVGIGGSYLGARAVIEALTPEFSTPETQKKSVKIIYAGHHLDADYHSRLLAFLENKEFSVNVISKSGTTTEPAIAFRLLLSLLERKYGREKVKKRVFATTDKEKGALKQLADEYGFPTFVIPDDVGGRYSVFTPVGLLPIAAAGFSINKLIDGAKQMEVELKSKSAADGNIATVYAAIRNALYAKEKKTEILVSYTPALGFLSEWWKQLFGESEGKRGKGIFPASVQFTTDLHSMGQYIQDGERHLMETVIKVETPKQDVYLTEKQDDRDGLNYLAGKKLSEVNQSAMLGTLIAHRDGGVPCLEITLPVLSEEIVGELLYFFEFACGVSGYMLGVNPFDQPGVEDYKNNMFALLGKKGFEKRKEEILSHIR from the coding sequence ATGTCGAACTTAAAAATTTCGGATAGATTTGCGAAATCTTTTCTGACTGAAAATCTGATTCAAAACGAATTGGAAAAGGCGGAAAAAGCGCGCCAAACCTTACTTCAAAAAACAGGACCAGGAAATGAGTTTTTAGGTTGGGTTGATCTACCTGGAAAAATTAGTGGAGATGAACTCCAAAAGATACGTGTGGCTGCTGAAACCATACAATCACATTCACAATATTTGATAGTAGTAGGGATTGGTGGGAGTTACTTGGGGGCGAGGGCCGTGATCGAAGCTTTAACGCCAGAATTCAGCACACCAGAAACACAAAAAAAATCAGTTAAAATTATTTATGCCGGACATCATTTGGATGCAGATTATCATTCTCGACTTTTGGCATTTCTTGAAAACAAAGAGTTTTCAGTAAATGTAATTTCAAAATCTGGTACGACAACGGAACCGGCTATCGCCTTTCGACTATTACTTTCTCTACTGGAACGTAAGTATGGAAGAGAAAAAGTCAAAAAAAGAGTTTTTGCGACAACTGACAAAGAAAAGGGAGCCTTAAAACAATTAGCGGATGAATACGGATTTCCAACGTTTGTAATTCCTGATGATGTAGGTGGTCGGTATTCTGTTTTTACACCTGTCGGATTATTACCAATTGCAGCGGCAGGGTTTAGCATCAACAAACTCATTGATGGTGCAAAACAAATGGAAGTAGAATTAAAATCCAAATCCGCCGCCGACGGAAATATTGCTACTGTCTATGCTGCAATACGAAATGCTCTCTATGCCAAAGAGAAAAAAACAGAAATTTTAGTAAGTTATACTCCCGCATTAGGCTTTTTATCTGAGTGGTGGAAACAGTTGTTTGGCGAAAGTGAAGGAAAAAGAGGAAAAGGAATTTTCCCTGCATCGGTTCAATTCACAACAGACCTACATTCGATGGGTCAATACATTCAAGATGGAGAACGACATTTGATGGAAACTGTAATCAAAGTGGAAACTCCAAAACAAGATGTGTATTTGACAGAAAAACAGGATGATCGAGATGGTTTAAATTATTTAGCAGGAAAAAAACTATCGGAGGTAAATCAAAGTGCAATGTTAGGAACATTGATTGCCCATAGAGATGGCGGAGTGCCTTGTTTAGAAATCACATTGCCAGTGTTAAGTGAAGAAATAGTTGGAGAATTATTATATTTCTTTGAATTTGCTTGCGGTGTTTCTGGTTATATGTTAGGTGTAAATCCTTTTGACCAACCTGGTGTAGAAGATTATAAAAACAACATGTTTGCTTTATTAGGTAAAAAAGGATTTGAAAAAAGAAAAGAGGAAATTCTAAGCCACATAAGATGA